A window of Caldicellulosiruptoraceae bacterium PP1 contains these coding sequences:
- a CDS encoding inorganic diphosphatase encodes MLEYLNKKVKVIVDRPLCSKQPEHEIYYLLNYGYIPNTISNDGEEIDAYIIGEFKPLKEFEGFVIAIIHRKNDIEDKLVVSKYPGKYSKEQIHISFYGGPQQGWNQYVSLSL; translated from the coding sequence ATGCTTGAATATTTAAATAAAAAGGTTAAGGTGATTGTTGATAGACCTTTATGTTCAAAGCAACCAGAGCATGAAATATATTATCTTTTAAATTATGGGTATATCCCAAATACTATTTCAAACGATGGCGAAGAAATTGATGCATATATTATAGGAGAGTTTAAGCCTCTAAAGGAATTTGAGGGTTTTGTTATTGCCATAATTCATAGGAAAAATGATATTGAAGATAAATTGGTAGTATCAAAGTATCCAGGTAAATACAGCAAAGAACAAATCCATATTTCATTCTATGGTGGGCCTCAACAGGGATGGAATCAATACGTCAGTCTTTCACTTTAG
- a CDS encoding sialate O-acetylesterase: MELRIPKIINDGMILQREKEIKIWGWAVPNEKVSINFLGNSYTSLADDKGMWEVTLPAMAAGGPYIMEIKSNDKTIIIEDILIGDVWICSGQSNMVLPMERVKDRYQDQFENCDNPYIRQFIVPDKYNFKGPDEDFEGGTWEQLNNETIYRFSAVGYFFAKAIYEKYKIPIGLIKACVGGTPIEAWMSPDLMSEFPENVEIIEKLKDDNYIQTVKTEEEIKVNNWYNSINDNDEGLKDSLDAWFNTNINTSDWKTAFLPASWEEIGLNKLIGAVWFRKEVDVPINMIGKPAKLYLGTIVDSDLTYVNGVLVGSTSYRYPPRKYNIPPNILKLGKNVIVTRVISNDGNGEFIKDKDYMLFTEDFKINLEGYWQYKVGAKIDEPIPNITFFQYKPTGLFNGMIAPMIKYNIKGILWYQGESNTDDPQGYCKKLCSLIIDWRKKWGDENLPFLYVQLANYMKASEYPSESNWAKLRDEQRKALCLNNTGMAVAIDVGEWNDLHPLNKKDVGKRLALLAQKIAYNEKNIVASGPLYKSMKIDGNKIIIEFSEIGSGLCMKSDKLKHFSISNKNKEFLWANAIIEGNKVIVWNENVSEPVAVRYAWADNPEGANLYNKEGLPASPFSTEN; encoded by the coding sequence TTGGAACTTAGGATTCCAAAAATTATAAATGACGGAATGATTCTTCAAAGGGAAAAAGAAATAAAAATATGGGGATGGGCTGTTCCTAATGAAAAGGTATCAATTAATTTTTTAGGTAATTCATATACTTCATTAGCTGATGATAAGGGAATGTGGGAAGTTACTTTACCAGCAATGGCTGCTGGTGGCCCTTATATAATGGAGATAAAATCAAATGACAAAACCATCATTATAGAAGATATACTAATTGGAGATGTTTGGATTTGCTCTGGACAATCAAACATGGTTCTACCAATGGAAAGGGTAAAAGATAGGTATCAAGACCAATTTGAAAATTGTGATAATCCATATATAAGACAATTTATTGTTCCAGATAAATACAATTTCAAAGGACCAGATGAAGATTTTGAAGGAGGAACATGGGAACAACTTAACAATGAAACAATTTATAGATTTTCAGCAGTAGGCTATTTTTTTGCTAAGGCTATATATGAGAAATACAAAATTCCAATTGGTTTAATTAAAGCTTGTGTTGGAGGAACACCAATAGAAGCATGGATGAGCCCAGATTTAATGTCTGAATTTCCTGAAAATGTTGAAATTATTGAAAAACTTAAAGATGATAATTATATTCAAACAGTTAAAACAGAGGAAGAAATAAAAGTAAATAACTGGTATAATAGTATTAATGATAATGATGAAGGACTAAAAGATAGTTTAGATGCTTGGTTCAATACCAATATAAATACTTCAGATTGGAAAACAGCGTTTTTACCAGCTTCTTGGGAAGAGATTGGTTTAAACAAACTAATTGGAGCTGTTTGGTTTAGAAAAGAAGTAGATGTTCCAATTAACATGATTGGGAAGCCTGCAAAACTTTATTTAGGGACAATAGTAGATAGTGATTTAACATATGTTAACGGAGTTTTAGTAGGCTCAACTTCTTATAGATACCCACCACGAAAATATAATATCCCACCCAATATTTTAAAGTTAGGAAAGAATGTAATTGTTACAAGAGTAATCAGCAATGATGGAAATGGTGAGTTTATAAAGGATAAGGATTATATGCTTTTCACAGAAGATTTTAAAATAAATCTTGAAGGTTATTGGCAGTATAAGGTTGGAGCAAAAATAGATGAACCTATACCAAACATAACATTTTTTCAGTATAAACCAACTGGCTTGTTTAACGGTATGATAGCACCAATGATAAAATACAATATTAAAGGTATATTATGGTATCAAGGCGAATCTAATACTGATGATCCACAAGGATATTGCAAAAAGCTTTGCAGTTTGATTATTGATTGGAGAAAAAAATGGGGCGATGAAAATTTACCATTTTTATATGTACAGTTAGCAAACTATATGAAAGCATCTGAATATCCATCTGAAAGTAACTGGGCAAAACTTCGTGATGAACAGAGAAAGGCACTTTGCCTTAATAATACTGGAATGGCTGTTGCTATTGATGTTGGTGAGTGGAATGATCTACATCCTTTAAATAAAAAGGATGTAGGCAAGAGGCTTGCACTTCTTGCTCAAAAGATTGCATATAATGAAAAAAACATAGTTGCATCAGGGCCTTTGTATAAATCAATGAAAATCGATGGTAATAAAATTATAATTGAGTTTTCAGAAATAGGTAGTGGTCTTTGTATGAAAAGTGATAAACTAAAACATTTTTCAATATCAAATAAAAATAAAGAATTTTTATGGGCAAACGCAATAATTGAAGGCAATAAAGTTATTGTTTGGAATGAGAATGTTAGTGAACCTGTTGCTGTTAGATATGCTTGGGCAGATAACCCTGAAGGTGCTAACCTTTACAATAAAGAAGGGCTACCTGCATCACCATTTTCAACAGAAAATTAA
- a CDS encoding Uma2 family endonuclease: MEQNNSKYEYYSYDDFLKYQQKETQFKVEYDNGFIFCMSPVHPNHDRVKNKIATSLINHFGFGGTCEVFTSDIAVIFESKNEIYEFQPDIMVCCNPNKFEGLKYKGTPRLIIEILSYNTQHRDKGIKLSVYEKFRVPEYWIVDISEGCIIVYSNNINKKYLSCNTYTSGMAIKVFEEFSLSVDDVFSVVR; the protein is encoded by the coding sequence ATGGAACAAAATAATAGCAAATATGAATATTATTCATATGATGATTTTTTGAAATATCAACAGAAAGAAACTCAGTTTAAAGTTGAATATGATAATGGTTTTATCTTTTGCATGTCACCAGTTCACCCTAACCATGATAGAGTTAAAAACAAAATTGCTACAAGTCTTATTAATCATTTTGGTTTTGGTGGAACATGTGAAGTTTTTACAAGTGATATAGCAGTTATTTTTGAAAGTAAAAATGAAATATACGAATTCCAACCAGATATTATGGTTTGCTGCAATCCTAATAAATTTGAAGGTTTAAAATATAAAGGCACACCACGTTTAATTATTGAAATACTATCATATAACACGCAGCATAGAGATAAAGGTATAAAGCTATCTGTCTATGAAAAATTTAGAGTGCCTGAATATTGGATTGTTGACATTTCAGAAGGTTGTATCATCGTTTATAGTAACAACATTAATAAAAAATACCTCTCTTGTAACACATACACAAGTGGAATGGCAATAAAAGTCTTTGAGGAATTTAGCTTGTCAGTAGATGATGTTTTTAGCGTGGTTAGGTAA
- a CDS encoding nitroreductase family protein, producing MSNLFDNEVIKTIKTRRSVRSYLPNKVEEEKINKLLECAILAPSANNGQPWFFTVVQDTELINKMNEEIRQIMLNSNDENLQKRASQEDFNVFHGANTLIIVAGMESRGSSQVDCAAATQNILLTAKSLGIATCWIGFVGLLFSSQKADEYVKLLKIPEGYKPFWAITLGYTDNYPEKPRERNWNVVEWIK from the coding sequence ATGAGTAATTTGTTTGATAATGAAGTAATTAAAACTATAAAAACAAGAAGAAGTGTTAGAAGTTATTTACCTAATAAGGTTGAAGAAGAAAAGATAAATAAACTACTTGAGTGTGCTATACTTGCTCCATCTGCTAATAATGGCCAACCATGGTTTTTTACTGTTGTGCAGGATACAGAGCTTATTAATAAGATGAATGAAGAAATAAGGCAAATCATGCTAAATTCAAATGATGAAAACCTTCAAAAAAGAGCATCTCAAGAAGATTTCAATGTATTTCATGGTGCAAATACATTAATAATTGTTGCAGGAATGGAAAGCAGAGGTTCGTCTCAAGTTGATTGTGCTGCTGCAACACAAAATATCCTTCTTACAGCAAAATCACTTGGTATTGCTACATGTTGGATAGGTTTTGTGGGTTTGCTTTTCTCAAGCCAAAAAGCAGATGAATATGTAAAGCTTTTGAAAATCCCTGAAGGCTATAAACCATTCTGGGCAATAACACTTGGCTATACCGATAACTATCCTGAAAAACCTCGTGAGAGGAATTGGAATGTAGTTGAGTGGATTAAGTAA
- a CDS encoding endo-1,4-beta-xylanase encodes MAVSNEYKHRTAEVKLCLFKEDKTPIKNKEIVIRQTKHKFLFGGGGYRAIPLANDELSSADKDLNEGILSKFLDIFNYATLPFYWGRFEPIKGKPDTKRLKKACEWLRSKGCLIKGHPLCWHTVCAPWLLEMSNKEILQAQLNRIRREVNNFADLIDFWDVINEVVIMPIFDKYDNGMTRICKELGRVRLVREVFLAAKKANPDAILLINDFETSESYEILIEGCLEAGIPIDAIGIQSHMHQGYWGVEKTNRILERFSSFNLPIHFTENTIVSGHLMPPEIVDLNDYQVDEWPTTTEGEERQAKEVEMHYRTLFAHPLVESITWWDFTDGAWLKAPSGLIRKDGTAKPAYEVLKKLIKDEWWTKPIKTSTDDEGCVVFLGFLGEYEVEIEGKKVQFTLDKVTKNVEVTL; translated from the coding sequence ATGGCTGTTAGTAATGAATATAAGCACAGAACTGCTGAAGTTAAATTATGTTTGTTTAAAGAAGATAAGACTCCAATAAAAAATAAAGAAATAGTAATAAGACAAACTAAACATAAGTTTCTTTTTGGTGGTGGTGGATATAGAGCAATACCTTTAGCAAATGATGAGCTCTCTAGTGCTGACAAAGACCTTAACGAAGGGATACTTTCTAAATTCTTAGATATCTTTAACTATGCAACACTTCCCTTTTATTGGGGAAGATTTGAGCCTATCAAAGGAAAACCAGATACAAAAAGATTGAAAAAAGCTTGTGAATGGCTACGTTCAAAAGGATGCTTGATAAAGGGACACCCTCTTTGCTGGCATACAGTCTGTGCCCCATGGCTTTTGGAGATGAGTAATAAAGAAATTTTACAAGCTCAGCTTAACCGTATTCGCCGAGAGGTTAATAACTTTGCTGATCTTATCGATTTTTGGGATGTTATAAATGAGGTTGTTATAATGCCAATATTTGATAAGTATGATAATGGAATGACACGTATATGTAAAGAATTAGGAAGAGTAAGGTTAGTTAGAGAGGTATTTTTAGCTGCTAAAAAAGCTAATCCAGATGCAATTCTTTTGATAAATGACTTTGAAACTTCAGAATCATATGAGATATTGATTGAAGGATGTCTTGAAGCAGGAATACCTATTGATGCTATTGGAATACAATCACACATGCATCAAGGGTATTGGGGAGTTGAGAAAACAAATAGAATATTAGAGCGTTTTTCATCGTTTAATCTTCCAATTCATTTTACTGAAAATACTATTGTATCAGGACATTTAATGCCACCAGAAATTGTTGACCTTAATGACTATCAAGTAGATGAATGGCCTACAACTACTGAAGGTGAAGAACGTCAAGCAAAAGAGGTAGAAATGCACTACAGAACCTTATTTGCTCATCCATTGGTAGAATCTATTACATGGTGGGATTTTACTGATGGTGCTTGGCTGAAGGCTCCGTCAGGACTGATTCGCAAAGACGGCACCGCAAAGCCTGCATATGAGGTCTTAAAGAAACTTATAAAGGATGAATGGTGGACAAAACCAATCAAAACATCTACTGATGATGAAGGTTGTGTTGTATTCTTAGGATTCCTTGGCGAATATGAAGTTGAAATTGAAGGCAAGAAAGTTCAATTTACATTAGATAAAGTAACTAAAAATGTTGAAGTAACATTGTAG
- a CDS encoding glycoside hydrolase family 2 TIM barrel-domain containing protein — MNKKILFNDGWQFAKSQLGVDKIDNLTFEPVDLPHDWLIYNTLDLYENSIGWYRKTLNCTKEDKQYILCFDGVYMDSTLYVNGKYVGEWKYGYSSFEHDITSALKDGENEILMKVVHQSPNSRWYSGAGIYRNVWLKIRDKNYIVSNGIYVSIRQIENQWKVEIATELNLHEDAILTHTIIYQDKVIASSKDTIKADNITTKNQQTILIENPLLWSPDEPNLYKLVTELYLIKEDVNSNQVLEKIEFITQNIGFRDIVLDPNKGLIVNGKKMKLNGVCEHHDLGALGAAFNKTALKRRFEILKEMGVNAIRTAHNMPAPELMDLADEMGFFVVSEAFDMWERPKTQYDYARFFKDWAPIDVKSWVTRDRNHPSLILWSIGNEIYDTHADERGQEITRMLMELVRKYDYKENTKVTIGSNYMPWENAQKCADILKVAGYNYAEKYYQKHHEEHPDWIIYGSETGSVVQSRGIYHLPYERSVLSDDDEQCSALGNSSTSWGAKSPEYCIIADRDTPFSLGQFVWSGFDYIGEPTPYHTKNSYFGQIDTATFKKDSFYIYQAEWTDYKTKPMVHVFPHWDFNKGQIIDVRVCSNAPKIELQLNGKIIGIHEIDHKHGTQLVGWWKIPYQEGELKAIAYDENGNVIATHVRKSFKDAKKIVLNPDKKTLVANGTDLIFLEIYAEDEDGNIVENANNRVFVKVTGEGRLIGLDNGDSTDFDQYKGTSRRLFSGKLMAIIASTLKPGKIQVEVTSRGLEGQTIEFESIAAENENLEGISANMRNKDLPCVMGSFDEIPLRKIEIVSLSGQEFNESKKEIIVEAKLYPSNTSYKEVEWSVVSDGGIVTNLAKVEANGHQAKIIALGDGKFRVRCTSKNGTDKVKLISELEFTATGIGTALKDPYSFISGGLYDYSKGDVSNGNEKGVATSREGETHVGYRYLDFGPYGSDTITIPIFALTSEEYPIQIWEGMPDEEGSILLTEVVYQKPTIWNVYQEETYKLPKKLKGVTSICFVLNKKAHIKGFIFKKLNRALEKNMASECNHIYGDTFTKKDSFVEGIGNNVSMVYEDMDFTESGVSKIVIYGRSPIDKNTIHIRFSNSEGESTQIIEFTHSDNYEERVFDLEKVTGKCNVTFVFLPGSNFDFGWFRFEK, encoded by the coding sequence GTGAACAAAAAGATTTTATTCAATGATGGCTGGCAGTTTGCAAAAAGTCAACTTGGTGTTGACAAGATTGATAATCTTACCTTTGAACCTGTTGATTTACCTCATGATTGGCTTATATATAACACATTAGATCTATATGAAAATAGTATAGGCTGGTACCGTAAAACGCTTAATTGCACAAAAGAGGATAAACAATACATACTCTGCTTTGATGGAGTATATATGGACTCCACCTTATATGTTAACGGGAAGTATGTAGGCGAATGGAAGTATGGCTATTCATCTTTCGAGCATGATATAACAAGTGCATTAAAAGATGGGGAAAATGAAATTCTAATGAAAGTAGTCCACCAAAGCCCTAATAGCAGATGGTATTCAGGTGCTGGAATATACCGCAATGTTTGGCTTAAGATTAGAGACAAAAACTACATTGTTTCTAATGGCATATACGTTTCAATTAGGCAAATAGAAAATCAGTGGAAGGTTGAAATAGCCACAGAATTAAATCTTCATGAAGATGCAATACTTACCCACACTATTATTTATCAGGATAAAGTTATAGCTTCTTCAAAAGATACAATAAAGGCAGATAATATAACAACAAAAAACCAACAAACTATACTTATTGAAAATCCACTACTTTGGAGCCCCGATGAGCCAAATCTATATAAGTTAGTAACAGAACTTTATCTAATTAAAGAAGATGTTAATTCAAATCAGGTTTTAGAAAAAATTGAATTTATCACTCAGAATATTGGATTTAGAGACATTGTCCTTGACCCTAACAAAGGCCTTATTGTTAATGGAAAGAAGATGAAGTTAAATGGCGTTTGTGAACATCATGATTTAGGAGCATTAGGAGCTGCATTTAATAAAACTGCTCTAAAGAGAAGGTTTGAGATTTTAAAAGAAATGGGTGTAAATGCTATAAGAACAGCTCATAATATGCCTGCTCCAGAGCTTATGGACTTAGCAGATGAAATGGGCTTTTTTGTAGTTTCAGAAGCATTTGATATGTGGGAAAGACCAAAAACCCAATATGATTACGCACGCTTTTTCAAAGACTGGGCACCTATTGATGTGAAAAGCTGGGTAACAAGGGATAGAAACCACCCAAGCTTAATCTTGTGGAGCATAGGGAATGAAATCTACGATACACATGCAGATGAACGTGGGCAGGAAATAACAAGGATGCTTATGGAGTTAGTTAGAAAATACGACTATAAAGAAAATACCAAGGTTACAATTGGCTCTAACTATATGCCTTGGGAGAATGCTCAAAAATGTGCTGATATTCTTAAGGTTGCTGGCTATAACTATGCTGAAAAATATTACCAAAAGCATCATGAGGAGCATCCAGACTGGATAATCTATGGTAGCGAAACAGGCTCTGTTGTGCAAAGTAGAGGGATATACCATTTGCCATATGAAAGATCAGTTCTATCTGATGATGATGAACAATGCTCTGCTCTTGGTAATAGTTCTACAAGCTGGGGAGCAAAATCACCAGAATACTGTATAATTGCAGATAGAGATACACCATTTTCATTAGGACAATTTGTTTGGAGTGGTTTTGATTATATAGGAGAACCAACCCCATACCATACAAAGAACTCATATTTCGGACAGATTGATACTGCCACATTTAAAAAGGATTCTTTCTATATCTATCAAGCAGAATGGACAGATTATAAAACAAAGCCAATGGTTCATGTTTTTCCTCATTGGGATTTCAATAAAGGCCAGATAATTGATGTTAGGGTATGCTCAAATGCACCTAAGATTGAACTGCAATTAAACGGGAAAATAATTGGAATACATGAAATAGACCATAAACACGGAACACAGCTTGTTGGATGGTGGAAGATTCCTTACCAAGAAGGAGAATTAAAAGCGATAGCATATGATGAAAATGGTAATGTAATAGCAACACATGTTAGAAAATCCTTTAAGGATGCAAAAAAAATAGTTTTAAATCCTGACAAGAAAACATTAGTTGCAAACGGTACTGATTTGATATTTTTAGAGATATATGCTGAAGATGAAGATGGGAACATTGTTGAGAATGCTAACAACAGGGTATTTGTAAAGGTTACAGGCGAAGGACGATTAATTGGGCTTGATAATGGTGACAGCACCGATTTTGATCAGTATAAAGGAACAAGCAGAAGATTGTTTAGTGGGAAACTGATGGCAATTATTGCATCAACATTAAAACCCGGGAAGATACAAGTTGAGGTAACATCAAGAGGACTTGAAGGCCAAACTATTGAATTTGAATCTATTGCTGCTGAAAACGAAAATCTTGAAGGTATTTCAGCAAATATGAGAAATAAAGATTTACCATGCGTTATGGGAAGTTTTGATGAAATACCACTTCGTAAAATAGAGATTGTAAGCTTATCAGGTCAAGAGTTTAATGAGTCAAAAAAAGAGATAATTGTAGAAGCTAAGCTATATCCCTCGAATACATCATATAAAGAGGTTGAATGGAGTGTTGTTAGCGACGGTGGAATTGTAACAAACTTAGCAAAGGTAGAGGCTAATGGACATCAAGCAAAGATAATAGCTTTGGGTGATGGTAAGTTTAGAGTACGCTGTACAAGTAAAAATGGAACTGATAAAGTTAAACTTATCTCAGAGCTTGAGTTTACTGCAACAGGAATAGGAACAGCCTTAAAAGATCCATATAGCTTTATTTCTGGAGGACTATATGACTACAGCAAAGGTGATGTATCAAATGGTAACGAAAAAGGAGTAGCAACAAGTAGAGAAGGAGAGACACATGTTGGCTATCGCTATCTTGATTTTGGACCATATGGCTCAGATACAATAACAATACCTATATTTGCATTAACAAGTGAGGAATATCCTATACAGATATGGGAAGGCATGCCCGATGAAGAGGGTAGCATATTGCTTACTGAGGTAGTTTATCAAAAGCCAACAATATGGAATGTATATCAGGAAGAGACATATAAACTACCTAAAAAGCTAAAAGGTGTTACATCAATCTGCTTTGTTCTAAATAAGAAGGCTCATATTAAAGGGTTTATATTTAAGAAACTGAATAGGGCCTTAGAAAAGAATATGGCTTCAGAATGCAACCATATTTATGGAGATACATTTACAAAAAAGGATAGCTTTGTTGAGGGAATAGGCAATAATGTATCAATGGTATATGAGGATATGGACTTTACTGAATCAGGTGTTTCAAAGATAGTAATATATGGTAGATCACCTATTGATAAAAATACAATACACATAAGATTTTCTAACTCAGAAGGAGAAAGCACACAAATTATTGAATTTACACATTCAGATAATTATGAAGAAAGGGTATTTGACCTTGAAAAAGTAACAGGAAAGTGTAATGTAACCTTCGTATTCTTGCCTGGTAGTAACTTTGATTTTGGTTGGTTTAGGTTTGAAAAATAA
- a CDS encoding sugar MFS transporter has translation MATILLIFIYISFISLGLPDSMLGAAWPVMRSDLHIPISIAGLLSIFIVGSTIVSSLASPFILNRLGTGKVVLFSTLLTAIALFCFSIAPSFLFLCIFAIMLGFGGGSIDTALNNYVALHYKAKHMSWLHSLWGVGCTLGPYIMSFFIIYQEGWRRGYLVVSILQFCLAVMLFFSLPLWKIFGDERFEGSKKENTKINFLHIPKALFSLLSFFSYCAVESTTGLWGSSFLVNIKGLSPAVAAKWVSLYFLGITVGRILSGFATMKFGNKAIIRFSLAILLIGILLLFVPMYKDFYVVSFVLIGLGCAPIFPCMIHDTPKKFGSYMSQTMIGFQMASGYLGSATIPPLFGALASVLNLSIFPAYLLVFLVILIFFVEIQNKQIHAVKN, from the coding sequence ATGGCTACAATACTTTTGATATTTATTTATATTTCGTTTATAAGCTTAGGTTTGCCTGACTCAATGTTAGGTGCTGCATGGCCTGTTATGAGGTCTGATTTACATATACCAATATCAATTGCAGGGTTACTTTCTATATTTATAGTTGGTTCAACTATAGTATCAAGTTTAGCAAGTCCTTTTATTTTGAACAGATTAGGAACAGGGAAGGTTGTTTTGTTTTCTACTTTACTTACTGCAATAGCTCTTTTTTGCTTTTCCATAGCTCCTTCATTTTTATTTTTATGTATTTTTGCAATAATGTTGGGCTTTGGTGGAGGCTCAATTGATACTGCATTGAATAATTATGTTGCTTTGCACTACAAAGCTAAACATATGAGCTGGCTTCATTCTTTGTGGGGTGTAGGCTGCACATTAGGACCATATATAATGTCATTTTTCATAATATACCAAGAAGGTTGGAGAAGAGGTTATTTAGTAGTATCAATACTTCAATTTTGCCTTGCTGTTATGCTATTTTTTTCACTACCATTATGGAAAATTTTTGGTGATGAAAGGTTCGAAGGATCTAAAAAAGAAAATACAAAGATTAATTTTTTACATATACCAAAGGCATTATTCTCGTTATTATCATTTTTTAGCTACTGTGCTGTTGAATCAACAACAGGTTTATGGGGAAGTAGTTTCCTTGTAAATATAAAGGGGCTTTCACCAGCAGTTGCTGCAAAATGGGTGTCTTTATATTTTCTTGGAATAACAGTTGGAAGAATTTTATCTGGCTTTGCAACAATGAAGTTTGGAAATAAGGCAATAATTAGGTTTTCATTGGCAATTCTTTTAATTGGTATTTTACTTCTATTCGTTCCAATGTATAAGGATTTTTATGTTGTAAGCTTTGTTCTTATTGGTTTAGGATGTGCTCCAATCTTCCCATGTATGATACATGATACCCCAAAGAAGTTTGGCAGCTATATGTCGCAAACAATGATTGGGTTCCAGATGGCTTCAGGGTATTTAGGCAGTGCTACCATACCACCACTTTTTGGTGCATTAGCCTCTGTTTTAAACCTTTCAATCTTTCCAGCATACCTTTTAGTATTCTTGGTGATATTAATATTTTTCGTAGAAATACAAAATAAGCAAATACATGCGGTAAAAAATTAA